The window CAGGCCGATGAGAATCGCCGCCGTCATGACGGGACTGACTTCTCCGTTCATGATGAGCCGCATCAGGTGCAGCATCTCGTCGTGGAAGAGCTCGCGGCCCTCGATGACGCGTTGCAGGGCTTCCTGTGGCGTGATCATGGGCGGCTCCCTTCGAGGAAGTTCTTGAGCAGGTCGTGGCCGTGCTCGGTCAGGATGGATTCCGGATGGAACTGCACGCCTTCCACGGCGAATTCGCGGTGGCGTACGCCCATGACCTCCCCATCCTCGGTCCAGGCGGTGATCTCCAGGCAGTCGGGCAGCGTCGCGCGCTCGATGGCGAGCGAGTGGTAGCGCGTCGCGGTGAAGGGGTTGGGCAGGCCGCGGAACACGCCCTTGTTCGCGTGGAAGACCGGCGAGAGCTTGCCGTGCATGGGTTTTTGCGCATGGACGATGCGCCCGCCGAAGGCCTCGCCGATGGCCTGGTGGCCGAGGCAGACGCCCAGGAGCGGCACCTTGCCCGCGAAGGCCTTGATCGTCGCCACCGAGATGCCCGCCTGCGCCGGTGCGCAGGGGCCGGGGGAGATGACGATGCGGTCCGGCCTCAGCGCGGCGATCCCCTCGACGGTGATCGCGTCGTTGCGGAACACGCGCACGTCCTCGCCCAACTCGCCGAAGTACTGGACGAGGTTGTAGGTGAAGGAGTCGTAGTTGTCCACCATCAGTAGCATGGTCGTCGCCTCAGTCGAGTTTCGTGTCGAGGCCGGCCTCGGCCATCTCGGCGGCGCGCAGCTGGGCGCGGGCCTTGTTCAGCGTCTCGTGCCATTCCGAGTCGGGATCGGAGTCGGCGACGATGCCGGCCCCCGCCTGCACGAAGATGCGCCCGTCCTTGACCACCGCCGTGCGGATGGCGATGGCGAGGTCCATGTCGCCGTTGAAGCCGAGGTAGCCGACGGCGCCGGCGTAGATGCCGCGCTTGGTGGGCTCCAGTTCGTCGATGATCTCCATGGCGCGCACCTTGGGCGCCCCGGAGACGGTGCCGGCCGGGAAGCTGGCCTTGAGCACCGATACGGCGTCCTCGCCCTCTTTCAGCCGGCCCTCGACGTTGGAGACGATGTGCATGACGTGGGAGTAGCGCTCGATGACGTACTGCTCGGTGACGCGCACCGAGCCGGTCTGCGCCACGCGGCCGACGTCGTTGCGGCCGAGGTCGAGCAGTTGCAGGTGCTCGGCGCGCTCCTTCGGGTCGGCCAGCAGTTCCTCGGCCAGCGCGGCGTCCTGTTCGGCGTTCGCCCCGCGTTTTCTCGTCCCCGCGATGGGTCGAAGCGTGATCATGCCGTCTTCCAGCCGCACGAGGATCTCCGGCGAGGCGCCGACGACATGGAAATCCCCGAAGTCGAAATAGAACATGTAGGGCGAGGGGTTGAGCGTGCGCAGGCAGCGGTAGAGCGCCAGCGGGCTTGCCGCGAAGGGGCGGCTCATGCGCTGGGCGAGCACCACCTGCATGACGTCGCCGTCGACGATGTACTGCTTGGCGCGGCGCACGGCGGCCTTGAAGGCCTCCTCGCCCCATTCCGACGTGGCGGACTCGGCGGGGGCGGCCTGTGCATCCACGGGGATAGCGACGGGCTCGCGCAGCTTCGCGAGCAGCGCCTTGAGTCGTTCGCGGGTGCGCGCCCAGGCGCCAGCGACATTCGGGTCGGCATAGACGACCAGCGTGAGCCGGCCCGACAGGTTGTCGACGATGGCGATCTCTTCAGAGAGCGTGAGCAGGATGTCGGGCGCGCCGATGGGGTCGGGCTTCGCGACGTTGGCCAGCTTCGGCTCGATGTATCGCACGGTGTCGTAGCCGAACACGCCGACCAGCCCGCCCGCGAAGCGCGGGAGATTGGGCAGGTCCGGCACCTTGAATCGCGCCATGAACGCGGCGACGAATGCCATCGGGTCGGCGTTCTCGTGCCGCTCGACCACGCGGTCGCCTTCGAGCACCGTGAGCGTCGTCCCGCTGACGGAGATGCGCGTCGGGCTCGACAGGCCGATGAAGGAGTAGCGGCCGAAACGCTCGCCCCCCTGCACGGATTCGAGGAGATAGGAGCCGGGGCCGCCCGCGAGCTTCAGGTAAACCGACAGCGGCGTGTCGAGGTCGGCGAAGGTCTCGAGGGTGACGGGGATCCGGTTGTGGCCTTCGGCGGCCAGCCGGTTGAATTCGGTTTCAGTCATAGACTTTGGGCGGCTTCGAGGATCGAGCCGACTATAGCATCGGCCTCCAGCTCGCGCACGTCCCGGCCCTCGTTATAGCCGTAGGGCACGAGGAAGATGCGGCAGCCGGCGGCGCGGGCGGCGCGGGCGTCGTTCACGGAATCGCCGATCATCAGCGCGTCGGCGGGGGAGACGCCGAGCCGGCCGCAGGCCCAGACCACGGGCATGGGGTCTGGTTTCGACTTCGGCAGCGTGTCGCCGCCGACCACGACGTCGAAGAAGGGAAGAAGTCCCGTGCGATCGAGCAGCGGGCGCACGAAGTCGGCGGCCTTGTTGGTGATGACGCCCATCGGCAGGCCCTTCGCCTTCAGCAAAGTCAGTCCCTCCAGTACGCCGGGATAGATGGCGGTGTGGCGGCCGTTGACCTCGGCGTAGTGGCGGCGGAAAGCGGCCAGCGCGTCGGCCGGCGGCGGTGCGGGATCGTCGGCCGCGTCGAGGCTTTCCGCGAGCAGCCGCTTGACGAGATTGGGGATGCCCCGGCCGACGTAGCGCCGCATCGCGTCGACACCCACCTCGGGCCGCCCCAGCTCGCGCAGCATCGCGTTGGCGGCGAGGTGGAGGTCGGGAACGGTGTCGAGCAGCGTGCCGTCGAGATCCAGCAGTACGGCTTTGGGGTTCAAGCCTTGGCCAGCTCCGAGCGCATCGCCGCGATGACCGAGTCGTAGCGGTGGGGGTCGGAGTCCTTGCCGGCGCCGAAAATCGCCGAGCCGGCGACGAAGGTGTCCACGCCGGCGCGAGCGACTTCCGCGATGTTGGCCGGGCCGACGCCGCCGTCGATCTCCAGGCTCACGGAAAGGCCGCGCTCGTCGATCATCCTGCGCACGCGGCGCGCCTTCTCAAGCACGTAGGGGATGAACTTCTGGCCGCCGAAGCCGGGGTTCACGCTCATCAGCAGCACCATGTCCAGCTTGTCGATCGTCCATTCCAGAACGTCGAGCGGCGTGGCCGGGTTGAACACGAGGCCGGGCTTGCAGCCGCTCTCGCGGATGAGCCCGATGGTGCGGTCGATGTGCTCGGAGGCCTCCGGGTGGAATGTGATGTAGGTGGCGCCAGCCTTGGCGAAGTCCGGGACGATGCGGTCGACCGGCGAGACCATCAGGTGCGCGTCGATGGGCGCGGTGACGCCGTGCTTCCGGAGCGCCTCGCAGATCAGCGGGCCGATGGTGAGGTTCGGGACGTAGTGGTTGTCCATGACGTCGAAGTGAACGATGTCGGCGCCGGCGGCCAGGACGTTGTCGACCTCTTCGCCCAACTTCGCAAAGTTGGCGGAGAGGATGGAGGGGGCGATGCGGAAGGCCATGGCGGGATCTCTCAAAGGGGGGTACCCGGATTTTACAGGTGCTTCCAGGGCAGCGGGATCAATCCCGGCACCTTCTCCATGTAGCGGCGGTAATCGTCGCCGTATCGCGCGATGAGTTTTTTCTCCTCCAGCTTCGAGCCGATGACCAGATAGGCGCTGATCGCCAGGGCGGATACCAGCAGCGGCAGCGTCTTGTCGCCAGCCCAGACCAGCACCAGGCCGAAGGCGTACCACGGGTGGCGCACGTAGTGGTGGAAAGGGGAAAGACTCAGTCCCTCGTTTCCGTCGGGCCGGCGGTCGTGTTCGCGGATCTGCCGCAGGCCGAGAAAGGTGTCCATGTCGTACCAGCGGGCGGTGGCGATGAAGCCGGCGATAGCCGCCAGCGCCAGCCCGTTCGAAAGCCAGCGCCAAGCGCCCGTCCATTGCCACAGCATTGGCCCGTCGAGCGCGTAGGACAGCCAGACGATGGGCAGGACGGCCGTGAGCGAGAGCCCGTTGAAGGCCAGCCGATACCAGCGCGCGGCCGCCGGCCAGCGCCGGGTCACCCGTTCCTTGGCGCCGAGCGAGGCGAGCGCGGAATGAACGAAGGCGAAGGCGATCCAGGCCAGCGCGATCCAGGCAAGTTTCACGACCGGTAGTCGGCGTTGATCTTCACGTAGTCGTAGCTGAAGTCGCAGGTCCAGACGCTGGCCGAGGCGCCGCCGCGGCCGAGGTCGACGCGGACGGCGATTTCCGCCGGCTTCATGGCGGCGGCGCCATCCTCCTCCCGGTAGCTCGGGGCGCGACCGCCGTTTTCGGCCACCAGGACATCGCCGAGCCAGAGCTTGATTCCGTCGACATCGAGGTCGGCAATGCCCGCGTTGCCGATGGCGCCCAGTATCCTGCCAAGGTTGGGGTCGGAGGCGAAAAAAGCGGTCTTGACGAGCGGCGAGTGGGCGATGGCGTAGCCGACGGCCTTGCACTCCTCGCGCGAACGTCCGCCTTCGACGGCGATGTCGATGTACTTGGTGGCGCCCTCGCCGTCGCGCACGATGGCCTGGGCGAGTTCGCGCGCGACGCCGATGACGGCGGCCTTGAAGTCCTCCCAGCCCGGCGCGCCGGGGGATTCGAATCTGGCGGTGCCCTGGCCGGTGGCGATCAGCACGAATGAATCGTTGGTCGAGGTGTCGCCGTCGACGGTGATGCAGTTGAATGATTCGTCGGCGGCCTCCCTGGCCAGCCGTTCCAGCATCGGCTGGCCGACCGCCGCGTCGGTGGCGACGAAGCCGAGCATGGTCGCCATGTTGGGCCGGATCATGCCGGCGCCTTTCGAGATGCCGGTGATCGTTGCGGAAAAGTCAGCGCCTGCGATACGGCGCGACGCGGCCTTGGCCACGGTGTCGGTGGTCATGATGGCGTGGGCGGCGTCGAACCAGCCGTCCGACCGGAGCGCCGTCTTGCAGGCCGGCAGGCCGGCGCGGATGCGTTCGACGGGCAGCGGCTCCATGATGACGCCGGTGGAGAAGGGCAGCACCTGGTCGGCGCGGATGTCCATCAGCATCGCCGTGGCGGCGCAGGTGGCGTTGGCTGCCGCCAGGCCCGGTTCGCCGGTGCCGGCGTTGGCGATGCCGGTGTTGATGACCAGCGCGCGGATGCCTTCCTGCGCGAGGTGTTTTCGGCAGACCTGGACGGGCGCGGCGCAGAAGCGGTTCTGCGTGAACACGCCGGCCGCGCGGCTGCCGGGCGCGAGCTCGATCAGCGTGAGATCCGTGCGGCCGGCCTTTCGGATGCCGGCACCGGCGACGCCGAGTCGCACGCCGGCGACGGGATGGAGCTGGTCGGGGGAGGGGGTGGCGTAATTGACGGTCATGATGTTCAGTCCTTCGTGAAAACGTGGTTCCAGAGTTTTTGCACGGCGGCGACCTGCGAGGCCACCGATGCGGGATCGACGTGGCTATTCTGGCTGTTGAGGCGCAGGGCGTGCTGCATGCGCCGGCAGTCGCGGTAGGCGTTTCGAACGGCCTCGGCGAGGTCGGACGGAATCAGGCCGCGGTCGGCGGCGAACTTCAGCAGGGCGATGTTGCCCTTGTTGCCGGTCAGCTCCGGGTATTCCCATGAGTGGCCGAGCACCAGGAACTGGACGATGAACTCGACGTCGATGAGGCCGCCGGGGTCCTGCTTGAGGTCGAAACTTTCACGCAAATGAGCACTCTTCCCCGCATGGGCGTCATACATTTTTCGCCGCATGGCCAGCACTTCCTCGCGCAGCTTTGCGGGGTCGCGCCGCAGGCGGAGCACCTCGCGGCGGATATCCTCGAATGCCGCGCCGATCGCCGGATCGCCGGCGCAGAAGCGGGCGCGCGTGATCGCCTGGTGCTCCCAGGCCCAGGCGGCCTCGATCTGGTACTTGCGGAAGGCTTCCAGCGAGGTGACGACGAGGCCGGCGTCGCCGTTGGGCCGCAGGCGCAGGTCGGTCTCGAAGAGCTGGCCGGCGGAGGTCTGCGCGGAGAGCCAGGTGTTGAGCCTCGTCGCCAGGCGCGAGTAGATCTTCGCCGCTTCGGGGTGATCGTCATCGAAGATGAATACGAGGTCGAGGTCGGATGCGTAGCCGAGTTCCTTGCCGCCGAGCTTGCCGTAGGCGATGACGGCGAAGCGGGGGCGTTCCATGTGTCGCGCGGGGAGCTTTCGCCAGGAATAGTCGAGCGCAAACCCGACCATGAGGTCGGCCAGGTCGGAGAGATGGTCGGAAAGCCGCTCCACGGTGAGGAGGCCCGCGATGTCCTGCGCCAGCAGCCGGAAGACCTGTGCGTGGTGCGCCTCGCGCATCAGGTCCATCTGCCGCTCGATGTCGGGCTCCACGTCGTCCAGCGACTGCCGGAGTTGCTCCATGAAGGGGGAAAGGTCGACGGCGTCCTCGAGCAGGCGAGGGTCGAGCAGCTCGTCGAGCAGCACGGGATGGCGCTTCAGGTAGTCGGCGGCCCAGCTGGAGCTGGCCGCCATGTGGACGACCTTTTCGAGCGCCAGCGGATACTCGCGGAGGAGCACGAGGTAGGTCGGGCGGCGGGCGATGGATTCGAGCAGGTCCAGGCAACGGGTCGCGCAGGCGTCCGCGTTTCCCGTCCGGGCGGCGATCCGGAGGACGCCCGGAATCAGGGACTCGAACAGGGTGCGCGCGGACTCCGACATCTGGCGGTAGCGCGCGCCTTCGCGCAGCTCTGAAAGCCGCGGATGGTCGGGCTCATCGTTTATTGCGTCCGCCGTGTCCCGCGCGGCGAAGATGGCCTCGAAGTGGTTCGAGACGTTCTGGCGATGGTCGTCCAGCTCCGCGAGCATTGCCCCGAAGGAGCCGAAATTCATGGCGCGCGCCACGAGGTCGCGGTCTTCGGGCTTCTCGGGCAGGCGGTGCGTCTGCGCGTCGTCGAGATACTGGAGGCGATGCTCCAGCCGGCGCAGGAAATCGTAGGCGGCAGCCAGTTCGACGCCGGCGTCGAGGGAGATCTGGCGGCGTTCGACGAGCAGGGAGAGGACGGCGAGCGTGGGCCTGGCCTGGAGCGCGCGGTCGCGCCCGCCGCGGATCAGCTGGAAGACCTGGGCGATGAACTCGATCTCGCGGATGCCGCCGGGGCCGAGCTTGACGTTGTCGGCCATGTCCTTCCGGGCCACCTCGCGCCGGATCTGGGCGTGCAGGTCGCGCATGGCGTCGATCGTGCCGAAGTCCAGATATTTTCGGAATACGAAGGGGCGGCGGATGGCTTCCAGCTCGTCCAGTTTTCCGCCGGTGAGCGGTCGGGCCTTGATCCACGCGTAGCGCTCCCACTCGCGGCCCTGGGTGACGAAGTAGTTCTCCAGCATCTCGAATGAGGCGGCGAGCGGCCCGGAGTCGCCGTCGGGGCGCAGCCGCATGTCGACGCGGAACACGTAGCCGTCCGAGGTGACTTCGGAAATCGCGGCGATCAGGGCGCGACCCAGGCGGGTGAAGAATTCGAAGTTGGAAATTCGTTTCGGTCCATCCGTCTCGCCATCTTCGGGATAAACGAAGATGAGGTCGATGTCGGAGGAGACGTTGAGTTCGCGCCCGCCCAGCTTGCCCATGCCGACGACGATCAGTTGCTGGGCTTCGCCCGCCTCGTTCCGGGGCGTGCCGTAGCGCGCGGCAAGCGCACCGGTCAGCACCCGAACGGCCGTCGTCACGGCGGTTTCGGCGATCAGCGTCATGCCCTCCGTGACCTCGGCGAGCGTCGCCGCGCCCGCGAGGTCGCGCGCGGCGATGCGGGCGCCGGCCCGCTGCTTCAGGCGGCGCAGCGACGGCTTGAGGGTGTCCTCGGTGAGGGTTTCGGCGGCCAGCCAGCCTTTCAGTTCTCCCGAGGTCACGGGGCGGCGGAAGCCATCTTCGATTTCGCCGGCGAGGTCCGGGCGGGCGTCGCACAGGCGGGCCAGGTGGCGCGACAGGGGCAGAACGTCGGGAAGGGCGTGAGGGGGGGGCATGGTTTAGAATCGCGGCATCATTTTCCGCCTGCCATTGTAGCCCGCCGGGCCCATGCGCCTTTCCTCCCTTCCCTCTCTTCGCTCCCTGCTGCGTCTGACCGGCTGGACCCTCCTGGCGTCCTGGTTCGCCTTCGCGTTGCTTGTGCTGGCGCTGCGCCACGCCGTGCTGCCGAACATCGACGCATGGCGCGGCGACATCGAGCAGGCGCTCTCGGGCGCCCTGCGCCTGCCGGTGTCCATTCGCGCCATCGACGCCCGCTGGTCGGGCCTGCGGCCCGGTTTGACGTTGCACGGCCTGGAGCTTCGCGACACGCAGGGCCGGCCGGCACTGTCCTTTGACCATGTCGAGGCCGATATTTCATGGACGTCCCTGTGGCGCCTTTCCCCGCATTTTTCCCGCCTGGAGATCGTCGCGCCGACGCTCGACGTCCGCCGTGACGCCGAGGGCAGGGTATTCGTCGCCGGCCTCCCGATCGATATGCGGAGCCGGGACACCGATTTTCCCGACTGGCTGCTGGCCCAGGGCCGGATCGTCGTGCGCGAGGCGACCGTCGTCTGGCACGACGAACTGCGCGGCGCGCCGCCGCTGCCGCTTGCCCGCCTCAACCTCGACCTGCGCAACGGCGGCGGCCGCCACCGCTTCGGCCTGACGGCCGCGCCGCCGCGCGAACTCGCGTCGCGCATGGACATGCGCGGCGATTTCCGGGGCGATGTCGCCGACGGGCTGGGCGAGTTTTATTTCGAGCTCGACCATGCCGACCTGGCCGGCTGGCGCGCCTGGGCCGATTATCCCGTGGAGCTGCCCCGCGGCAGCGGCGGCCTGCGCCTGTGGGTCGATGTGGCCGACCGGATGCCGAAGAAACTGGTGGCCGATGTCCGGCTTGCCGACGTGCGGATACGGCTGGCGCCGGAGCTGCAGATGCTCGACCTGGAGCGCATGGAGGGCCGGTTGTCCGGCCAGCGATCCGGCCGGCAATGGGCTGATGGCTTCGAGGCGGGCGCGAAGGGACTGGCCCTGGCCCGCCGCGACGGCAGCCGCATCGAGCCGACCGACTTTTCGCTGCGCTGGCGACCGGGCCGTCTCGATGGGTCGGCCAACCGCCTCGACCTGGCCGTCCTGCGCGATCTTGCGAAGCACTTTCCCGTCGAGGCGGGCGTGCATGAGCGCTTGGCCGTCCTGTCCCCCCAGGGGCGGCTCCATGACCTGCGCTTCGCGTGGAGCGGCGGCGGCGATCCGGTTTCCGGCTATGCCATCCATGCCCGCTTCGAAGACCTGGGCATGAAGGCGCAGGGATCGATGCCGGGCTTTTCCGGCATCGACGGGCGCATCGACGGCTCCGAGACGGGTGGCACCCTTGAACTGGCCAGCCGCGACGCGGTCGTCGAGATGCCGGCCGTGTTCGCCGAACCGCGGGTGGCTTTCGCCGCCCTGGACGCGCAGGCGAGCTGGAAGGTCAAGGATGGCACGCTGTCCGCCCGCATCGAGCGTGCCGCCTTCCGGAACGCCGACGCCGAAGGTTCCGCGAGCGGCCGCTGGCGGGGGAAGCCCGGCGAGCGCGGAGAGATCGACCTGTCGGCGGAGGTCCGAAACGCCACTGGCGGCGTCGTCTGGCGCTACATGCCGCTGGTGGTCAACCAGGACACGCGCGACTGGCTCCGGGATTCCATCGCCGGCGGCACGGCCTCGGCGAAGCTCAGGCTCAAGGGCGACCTCGCCCGCTTCCCCTTCCGCGACGGTTCCGGCGTCTTCGAGGTCAGGGGGCCGTTTTCGGGCGCGACGCTGCGCTACGCGCCGAGCTGGCCGCCGTTCGA is drawn from Candidatus Nitricoxidivorans perseverans and contains these coding sequences:
- a CDS encoding aminodeoxychorismate/anthranilate synthase component II, coding for MLLMVDNYDSFTYNLVQYFGELGEDVRVFRNDAITVEGIAALRPDRIVISPGPCAPAQAGISVATIKAFAGKVPLLGVCLGHQAIGEAFGGRIVHAQKPMHGKLSPVFHANKGVFRGLPNPFTATRYHSLAIERATLPDCLEITAWTEDGEVMGVRHREFAVEGVQFHPESILTEHGHDLLKNFLEGSRP
- the trpE gene encoding anthranilate synthase component I; this encodes MTETEFNRLAAEGHNRIPVTLETFADLDTPLSVYLKLAGGPGSYLLESVQGGERFGRYSFIGLSSPTRISVSGTTLTVLEGDRVVERHENADPMAFVAAFMARFKVPDLPNLPRFAGGLVGVFGYDTVRYIEPKLANVAKPDPIGAPDILLTLSEEIAIVDNLSGRLTLVVYADPNVAGAWARTRERLKALLAKLREPVAIPVDAQAAPAESATSEWGEEAFKAAVRRAKQYIVDGDVMQVVLAQRMSRPFAASPLALYRCLRTLNPSPYMFYFDFGDFHVVGASPEILVRLEDGMITLRPIAGTRKRGANAEQDAALAEELLADPKERAEHLQLLDLGRNDVGRVAQTGSVRVTEQYVIERYSHVMHIVSNVEGRLKEGEDAVSVLKASFPAGTVSGAPKVRAMEIIDELEPTKRGIYAGAVGYLGFNGDMDLAIAIRTAVVKDGRIFVQAGAGIVADSDPDSEWHETLNKARAQLRAAEMAEAGLDTKLD
- a CDS encoding phosphoglycolate phosphatase, which translates into the protein MNPKAVLLDLDGTLLDTVPDLHLAANAMLRELGRPEVGVDAMRRYVGRGIPNLVKRLLAESLDAADDPAPPPADALAAFRRHYAEVNGRHTAIYPGVLEGLTLLKAKGLPMGVITNKAADFVRPLLDRTGLLPFFDVVVGGDTLPKSKPDPMPVVWACGRLGVSPADALMIGDSVNDARAARAAGCRIFLVPYGYNEGRDVRELEADAIVGSILEAAQSL
- the rpe gene encoding ribulose-phosphate 3-epimerase, producing the protein MAFRIAPSILSANFAKLGEEVDNVLAAGADIVHFDVMDNHYVPNLTIGPLICEALRKHGVTAPIDAHLMVSPVDRIVPDFAKAGATYITFHPEASEHIDRTIGLIRESGCKPGLVFNPATPLDVLEWTIDKLDMVLLMSVNPGFGGQKFIPYVLEKARRVRRMIDERGLSVSLEIDGGVGPANIAEVARAGVDTFVAGSAIFGAGKDSDPHRYDSVIAAMRSELAKA
- the argJ gene encoding bifunctional glutamate N-acetyltransferase/amino-acid acetyltransferase ArgJ, which codes for MTVNYATPSPDQLHPVAGVRLGVAGAGIRKAGRTDLTLIELAPGSRAAGVFTQNRFCAAPVQVCRKHLAQEGIRALVINTGIANAGTGEPGLAAANATCAATAMLMDIRADQVLPFSTGVIMEPLPVERIRAGLPACKTALRSDGWFDAAHAIMTTDTVAKAASRRIAGADFSATITGISKGAGMIRPNMATMLGFVATDAAVGQPMLERLAREAADESFNCITVDGDTSTNDSFVLIATGQGTARFESPGAPGWEDFKAAVIGVARELAQAIVRDGEGATKYIDIAVEGGRSREECKAVGYAIAHSPLVKTAFFASDPNLGRILGAIGNAGIADLDVDGIKLWLGDVLVAENGGRAPSYREEDGAAAMKPAEIAVRVDLGRGGASASVWTCDFSYDYVKINADYRS
- the glnE gene encoding bifunctional [glutamate--ammonia ligase]-adenylyl-L-tyrosine phosphorylase/[glutamate--ammonia-ligase] adenylyltransferase — its product is MPPPHALPDVLPLSRHLARLCDARPDLAGEIEDGFRRPVTSGELKGWLAAETLTEDTLKPSLRRLKQRAGARIAARDLAGAATLAEVTEGMTLIAETAVTTAVRVLTGALAARYGTPRNEAGEAQQLIVVGMGKLGGRELNVSSDIDLIFVYPEDGETDGPKRISNFEFFTRLGRALIAAISEVTSDGYVFRVDMRLRPDGDSGPLAASFEMLENYFVTQGREWERYAWIKARPLTGGKLDELEAIRRPFVFRKYLDFGTIDAMRDLHAQIRREVARKDMADNVKLGPGGIREIEFIAQVFQLIRGGRDRALQARPTLAVLSLLVERRQISLDAGVELAAAYDFLRRLEHRLQYLDDAQTHRLPEKPEDRDLVARAMNFGSFGAMLAELDDHRQNVSNHFEAIFAARDTADAINDEPDHPRLSELREGARYRQMSESARTLFESLIPGVLRIAARTGNADACATRCLDLLESIARRPTYLVLLREYPLALEKVVHMAASSSWAADYLKRHPVLLDELLDPRLLEDAVDLSPFMEQLRQSLDDVEPDIERQMDLMREAHHAQVFRLLAQDIAGLLTVERLSDHLSDLADLMVGFALDYSWRKLPARHMERPRFAVIAYGKLGGKELGYASDLDLVFIFDDDHPEAAKIYSRLATRLNTWLSAQTSAGQLFETDLRLRPNGDAGLVVTSLEAFRKYQIEAAWAWEHQAITRARFCAGDPAIGAAFEDIRREVLRLRRDPAKLREEVLAMRRKMYDAHAGKSAHLRESFDLKQDPGGLIDVEFIVQFLVLGHSWEYPELTGNKGNIALLKFAADRGLIPSDLAEAVRNAYRDCRRMQHALRLNSQNSHVDPASVASQVAAVQKLWNHVFTKD